A single region of the Microtus ochrogaster isolate Prairie Vole_2 unplaced genomic scaffold, MicOch1.0 UNK7, whole genome shotgun sequence genome encodes:
- the Cln8 gene encoding protein CLN8, which translates to MTPVSDHVMAESIFDLDYASWKIRSTLAVAGFVFYLGVFVVCHQLSSSLNATYRSLLAKEKVFWNLAATRAVFGVQSTAAGLWALLGDPVLHADKALGQQNWCWFHVATATGFFLFENVAVHLSNLCFRTFDLFLVVHHLFAFLGFLGSMANLRAGHYLAMTTLLLEMSTPFTCISWMLLKAGWSDSLFWKVNQWLMIHMFHCRMILTYHMWWVCFQHWGALVDSLYLPHFALFLCGLALLTLIINPYWTHKKTQQLLNPVDWNFAPPSDTKGGRQERTNGQVPQKKRL; encoded by the exons ATGACCCCTGTAAGCGACCATGTCATGGCGGAGAGCATTTTTGACCTGGACTATGCTTCCTGGAAGATCCGCTCGACCCTGGCGGTAGCTGGCTTTGTCTTCTACCTGGGCGTCTTCGTGGTCTGCCACCAGCTGTCATCCTCCCTGAATGCCACCTACCGCTCTCTGCTGGCCAAAGAGAAGGTCTTCTGGAACCTGGCCGCTACCCGTGCAGTCTTTGGTGTCCAGAGCACGGCTGCTGGCCTGTGGGCTTTGCTGGGGGACCCCGTGCTCCACGCTGACAAAGCTCTCGGGCAGCAGAACTGGTGTTGGTTTCATGTCGCCACTGCCACTGGATTCTTCCTCTTTGAGAATGTGGCCGTCCACCTGTCCAACCTGTGCTTCCGGACATTTGACTTGTTTTTGGTTGTCCACCACCTCTTCGCCTTTCTTGGGTTCCTGGGTTCCATGGCGAATCTCAGAGCCGGCCACTATCTGGCCATGACCACTCTTCTGTTAGAGATGAGCACACCCTTCACCTGCATTTCCTGGATGCTCCTGAAG GCTGGCTGGTCAGACTCCCTGTTCTGGAAGGTCAACCAGTGGCTGATGATCCACATGTTCCACTGCCGCATGATCCTCACCTACCACATGTGGTGGGTGTGCTTCCAGCACTGGGGCGCCCTCGTCGACAGCCTCTACCTGCCTCACTTCGCGCTCTTCCTCTGTGGGCTGGCCCTGCTCACGCTCATCATTAACCCCTACTGGACACACAAAAAGACCCAACAGCTTCTCAACCCCGTCGACTGGAACTTTGCGCCGCCGTCCGATACCAAGGGCGGCAGGCAAGAAAGGACCAATGGCCAGGTGCCTCAGAAAAAGAGGCTGTGA